The following coding sequences lie in one Heyndrickxia oleronia genomic window:
- a CDS encoding site-2 protease family protein — MDQLSNFLSGILRYPIEQLPFVVITLLIAFTVHEFAHAYTAYKFGDPTAKDQGRLTLNPIQHLDPLGTILILIAGFGWARPVPVNRRHFKNPRAAGVLVSLMGPVSNLLMAFIGYGIFYFIISSGSWTTTSNFIIDFLNVFIQLNMMLFVFNLFPLPPLDGYRIVEDLVSPSMRAKLTQYEQYSILVFLIILVTPLDRYTIYPIMQAVSTFFIRCFQSIFSMFM, encoded by the coding sequence GTGGATCAGTTATCAAATTTTTTATCTGGAATATTAAGATATCCAATTGAACAACTTCCATTTGTGGTAATTACTTTATTAATCGCATTTACTGTTCATGAGTTTGCCCATGCATATACTGCTTATAAATTTGGAGACCCTACAGCAAAAGATCAAGGTCGTTTGACGCTAAATCCGATTCAACATCTCGATCCATTGGGTACAATTCTTATATTAATTGCTGGATTTGGTTGGGCACGTCCGGTACCAGTGAATCGCCGTCATTTTAAAAACCCAAGGGCAGCAGGAGTTTTAGTTTCACTCATGGGTCCTGTAAGCAATTTGCTAATGGCCTTTATCGGATATGGGATTTTTTATTTTATCATTTCTTCGGGTTCTTGGACGACGACTTCTAATTTCATCATAGATTTTTTAAATGTATTTATCCAACTAAATATGATGCTTTTTGTTTTTAATTTATTTCCGCTACCACCGCTTGATGGGTATCGAATTGTAGAAGATTTAGTAAGTCCGTCGATGAGGGCAAAGCTAACACAATATGAACAATATAGTATTTTAGTTTTTTTAATTATTTTAGTGACTCCATTAGATAGATATACAATTTATCCGATCATGCAGGCTGTTAGTACATTCTTTATTAGGTGCTTTCAATCGATATTTTCGATGTTTATGTAG